GTTCGTTTTTGTCCTCATCTATGTTTAGTGATTTTACATTTAAAAAGCTATCCTTTAAATTTATATTTGTAGCGTTTTCATCGGCAATTAAAGCGTAATTTATTCCTAAATTTATGACCGCATTTTTAAGATTTAGTGTGTCGTTATCGATAAAGCTAATCGCGACTGGGTCGATACTAAAATCCTTTATGCTGATATTGCCCTCAATTTTTAGTGGATTTAGCTTGATATCGCCATTTAGATCTATCTTGTGAGCTAGAGTCGAGTTTGAGTCAAAAATATGGCTGCCTGCACTATTTTTCTTTGTATTTAGCGAGCTTAGCTCGTAGTTTATATCATCGAAATTTACGTTAAATGGTTTTGTTAAATTTTGATCGCTATATGAAAATATGCCTTTGATGATTTTTGCGTTATTTAGGGCAAAATTTATAGAGCTAGTGCTGTTATCTTCGGTAGTTGCGTTATCGTCGCTTATAAAATTACTAAAGTTAAATTTTGAATTTTTATATCGTAAAATTTTGACATTTGGCTCTTGAAGCCTAAAAATATCAACTTCAACTAATTTTTTAAAGATAGAAAATGGCTTTAGCTTGATGTCGATTTGCTTTGTGCTAAAAAGTGGCGAAGTAGTGTTTAGCTCAGCATTTGTGGCATTAAACTCAAAGGTAAATGGATTAAATTTAGCGCTCTCTACAAAAAGCGTTGCGTTGTAGTCTTTTAGATATTTTGGAGCGATATTTTTAATGCCATAAGGTACTCCAAAAAATCCAAGAATAGTATAAATAACTAAAAGTGAAACTACGCAGATGGCTGAAATAAGTGCTGTTTTTTTATTTTTATTCATTGTAAAATTTGCCTTGTTGTTATCTAAAATAGGGAGAGATTTTACTTCAAAAAAGGTTAAAAGATAGTTAGAAATTTAGAACTTCTATACTATAAATTTACATTTAGCTTAATAACACTTTTATACGATTCGTATTACTATGCAGAAATATTTTTAAACAAAGGGGATTGTGATGAAGAAAATTTTGCTTGTCTTTTTTTTGTTGTTTGGTACTCTTTCTTATGCAAATGAAAATGCCGTTGTGGTCGCTATCGAGGAGCAAACACCTCGTATAAATCCACTTTACGACGAGGATCACGATCCTACGCTTTCGTTGGTTTTCTCTGGCCTTACAAGCCACGATGAAAATAGCCATGTCGTGCCAGAGCTTACGAAGTCTTGGCAAGTAAGCAACGATGGGTTGGAGTATATTTTTGAGCTAAGAGATGATGCCTTTTGGCATGACGGGGTAAAATTTAGCTCAAAAGATGTGAAATTTACCATTGAAGCGGCTCAAGATAAGAAGCTAAACGCGCCTGCTATCTCAAATTATGAAGTCGTAAAAAGCGTTGAAATTTTAGGCGATTACAAAGTAAAGATTACGCTTAATGAGCCGTTTCCGCCATTTCTTGACGCACTTAGTTTTGGTGTTTTGCCTGAGCACATTTTAAAGGGCAAAGATATCTCAACCGATAAATTTAATGAGGCTCCAGTAGGAACTGGCGCATACAAGCTTGTAAAGTGGAAAAAAGATGAGAGCTTGGAATTCGCGGCAAATGAGAAATTTTACAAGGGTGAGCCAAAGATAAAAAAGGTATTTTTTAAAATTGTTGGTGATGAAAATTTAAGGCTCGTTGGGCTTAAAAGTGGTGAGATAGACGTTGCTCTCATTTCTCCAACTGGCGTAAATTTTATAAAAGATGATAAAAAATTAAGCCTGCTTAAATTTAAAAGTGCGGATTATCGGGCATTGATGTTTAACTTTGAAAATCCTATCTTTCAAGATAAAAATGTAAGGATAGCCCTAAATTACGCGGTAAATAAAGATGAAATAGTTAAAAATTTATTTCACGGATATGCAAGTGTGGCGAACAATCCGATAGAAAAAAGCTTTGCAAACGACGGCGAGTTTAAATTTAGCTACGATCCGCAAAAGGCTAGGGAGCTGCTTGAAAAAAGCGGCTTTAAGAAAAACAAGGCTGGCTTTTTTGAAAAGGACGGCAAAGAGCTTGGCTTCGATATCTACGCCTTTAATAACGACATTTTAAGGGTCAATCTAGCCAAAATTTTAAGCAGCGAGCTAAATAAATTTGGCGTGAGAGCCAAAGCCTACGCAAAGCCAAGAACAGCCTTTAGCATAAGCGAGGTTGATAGCTTTATTATTGGCTGGGGAAGCCCATTTGATCCAGACTTTCACACATATAGAATTTTTGGCGGATTTGCCGACATCGATCTCAATGAAAATGGCTGGAATTTTAGCCACTACAAGGACGCAAACGTCGATCTTGCCCTAAAAAACGCAAGATATACAAAGGACGTGGAGCTTAGAAAAAAATACTACAAAGAATTTCTAAAAGCGCTTTTTGAAAATCCACCTTACATTTTTATAGCCTATCTTGACTATCCGCTTGCCTTTAACAACAAAATTTCAGGCATAAAGACGCAAATTTTAGGCCACCATGGGGCTGGATTTTTATGGAACATAAGAGAGTGGCAAGTAAAATAGTGGATAAAAACTTTGTTTAGAGCCATTTTAAAAACAGCGATCTCAAGCCTTGGGTTGCTGTTTTTTATCTCATTTTTTCTATTTTTGCTCATATATTTTTTGCCAGGCAATGTCACTGATGCGATGTTTTTGCGAAGTGAGGCGGTGAGCGTGGCTGTAAAAGAGCAAATTTTAGAAAATTTGGGGCTAAAAGATAACTTTTTCGTGCAGTATTTTAGATGGCTGGCTCACTTTGTCACGGGGGACTTTGGCACTAGCTTTGTAAGTGGAGCAAGCATTTTTTTACTCATTAAAGAGAGACTTTTAAACTCGCTTATTTTGTTTTTTGCTTCGTTTTTTCTGATAGTTTTTTTGTCATTTTTCTTGGGACTTTTAAGCGCCATTTATAAGAATAAATTTGCCGATATCTTTATAAATTTTAGCTCCTTTTTGCTAGCTTCATTGCCACATTTTTACATCGCACTTGTGCTAATAGCGATCTTTAGCGTCTATCTAAACGTGCTGCCAAGCTCTGGCGCAAACGAGCTAGGATCTAGCGGAGTAGGAGCAAAATTTATCATCTTGCCAACGCTTGCCATCATATTGCCACACCTTGGCGCAAACGTGAAATTTGTAAGAGACAGGCTAAATCAAAGCCTAAATGCTGATTTTATTCAGACAGCTCACGCTAGAGGCTTGGGGCGTGGCAAAATTTATCTCTTTGCGATAAAGCACGCAAGCACCGATATAGTCTATTATTTTGCCACACTTGTGGCTGGCGTTTTTGCTGGCTCATACGTCATTGAGAGCATTTTTTCATTTCCTGGCATAGGCAAGCTTAGCCTTGATGCGGTCATCGCCAAAGACTATCCAGTTGCACTTGCGACCATTTTGCTAACGGCTGTTTTTGTCGTTTTTGCAAATTTACTGGCTAAAATTTTTGCCATCTTGGCAGATAAGAGAAATTTATGAGAAAAGTCATATTTTTCCTAGCCTGTTTTGTCTTTTTAGCTCTTGTCACATTTGCCTTTGTTACGCCATTTTTTTCTAAATTTGATCCAAATTTCACTGACTTTATGGCGGTAAATTTAGCCCCAAGTAGCGAACATATCTTTGGCACTGACATCCTAGGCAGGGACAATCTCATAAGAGTGGCCTACGCGCTTAAAAACTCGCTTATTATCTTGCTTTTAGCTGGCTTTTTAACGACGCTTTTCTCGCTCATCTACGCATATCTTGGCACAAGCAAGAGCAGAGTTTGTGAGAGCCTTTTTGACAAGGGACTTGATGCATTTTTAAGCATCCCAAACATCGTTTTTATCATGCTTTTTAGCTCATTTAGTAGCGGAGATCTACTTATCACCTCTTTTATCATCGCCATTTGCTCGTTTATGCAGGGCGCAAAAGTTTTTATGCAAAATTTTAGACTTAATAAAAAGTGCGACTACGCCGAGCAGGCCGTGATAAATGGGGCTAGCAAATTTAGCCTTATCTGCTTTGAAATTTTGCCAAATTTAAAGCATCTAATAGTTAGTATCTTTGGCATAAACGCGATAAACGCAGTCGTCATGGAGGCCACGCTTGGCTTTTTTGGCGTGGGTAGCGACGCAAATAAAATAAGCCTTGGCATCATGCTAAATGAGAGCAAAGAGGCACTTTTTCTTGGCTCTTGGTGGATGGTGCTTTTCCCTGGTGTGACGCTCTTTTTGCTCATCCTTGCAACCTCGATCATCACGTCAAATTCAAAAAATGGCAATATAAAAATATGATAGAGATTAAAAATTTAAACGTTTTTTATAAGGATAAGAAGCTTTTGCGTGAGCTTGATTTTGCCATGAGTGAGGGTAAATTTATAGGTATCACGGGTGCAAGTGGCAGTGGCAAATCGCTCTTTGCAAAGAGCTTAATAAGGCTTTTTGATGATGATTTTAGAGTGAGAGCGGATAAATTTAGCATTTATAAAAAAGATATCTTAAAACTTAGCCAAAATGAGCTAAAAGAGCACCGAAAAAAGGTCGCTGCGCTCGTTTTTCAAAACTCCGTTGCAAGCCTTCATCCGCTCTTAAACGTGGGTGATCACTTTAATGCCTATCTTAGCGGCGATAATAAATCAAATAAAGAGCTTGCATTTGCTTATTTTAGGGAGTTTGGGCTGGGTAATGCCAATCTCATCTGGCACAAATACTCATACGAGCTAAGTGGCGGCGAGGCGAGCCGTGTGCAGATCGCTCTGGCGCTTTGCCTGAAGCCAAAAATTTTAATCTGCGATGAGATAACAAGCGGGCTTGATAGCATTAGCGGTAGCCACGTGGCGGGCATCTTGGAGAGTTTAAAGGGCAAGATGAGCGTCGTTTTTATCTCGCACGATGAGGCGCTAACAAACTATCTTAGTGATGAAATTTGGCAGATGAGAGATGGGCGGCTAAATTTAAAGGAAAATGCGTGAAAATCAGGCTTGAAAACGTCTCAAAAAGTTTAAGCTTTAAGGAGCATTTTAACGCTAGAGCTGAAGTGCTGCACCTTTTAGAGGGGATAAGTTGCGAGCTTGATGATGGCGAAAATTTAGCCATTTTGGGGCAAAGTGGCAGTGGCAAAAGCACGCTTGCAAAGCTCATATCATTTAGCGAGCCAAAAAGTGGGGGCAAAATTTATATAAATAATGAAGAGATCACAGACAAAAATGAGCTCAAAAAAGATATCAGATATATCTTGCAAAACCAAAAACAAGCCCTAAATCCAGCGCTAAAAGTAAAAACCGCCATCGCTCATGTGAGGTCGTATCTTAAGCTTAGCTTTAGCGAAAACGAGCTCAAAGAGCTTTTAATAAATTTAAATTTAAAAGATGAAATTTTAGAAAAATATCCATCTCAGCTAAGTGGCGGCGAGGCGACGAGGGTCGGGATACTGCTAGCGCTTCTTTCAAAGCCAAAAATCTTAATCTGCGATGAGATAACAAGCGGACTTGACAACGAGACGAAGCAAAAGATCATAAATTTGCTTTTAAGCTTAGATGAAAAGATCAGCATAATTTTTATCACGCACGATATTTTAAGTGCGATGAAGATAGCACAAAAAGTGCTAATAATCGAGGCTGGCAAGCAGGTGGCGTGGGGTAAATTTGAAGATCTCATAAGCCAAAATGTCCTTAAAAAATACCTCAATGCTGCAAAAATTTATAAAAATAATCTTTGATATAATGCGAGCAAAAAAGGTCAAATTTGCTAGTTCATATCTGCTGCTCGGTCGATAGCCACTACTTTTTACAGCGCCTACGAAAAGACTATCCAAATGAACGAATAGTAGGCTATTTTTACGATCCAAACATACATCCATATAGCGAATTTTTACTGCGTTTTGAGGACGTGAAGCGAAGCTGCGAGAAGCTAGGTATCGAGCTAATATGTGGCGAATACGACTACGAAGCGTGGCTTGGTGGCACAAAGGGGCTTGAAGATGAGCCAGAAAAGGGCAAAAGGTGCGAATACTGCTTTGATTTTCGTATGAAAGACTCTGCTAAAAAGGCGCTTGAGCTAGGACTTAGTAAGATCACGACAACGCTTTTGATGAGCCCAAAAAAGGACTTTTCTCAGCTTAAAAAGGCGCTTGATGAGGCGGTGGCTGGCTCAAATTTAGAGGCGGTTGCGGTTGATTATAGAAAAAATGGTGGCACAAGCGAGCAGTTTATCCTCGCTAAAAAAGACAAGCTCTATCACCAAAACTACTGCGGCTGCGTCTTTGCGCTAAAAAAACAGCGCGACTCTCAAAATTTGCCCCAAAGTGAGCTAATGAGCGAGCTGCACGCAAGGGCACTTTATGGCAGCATTGAAGCTAGGCTTGAGCTTTACAAAAAGGTGCGCATTTGCGAGGCGAGAGGTGAGAAATTTCACATTTTTAGAAGGCGATTTTTAAACTACAGACTTTTGCGCGCTAGTGTTAAATTTGAAGCAGTTGTGGTGCCAAGCTACTTTGTGCTCTACTCTGGCTTTAAAAGAGAGAATTTAAAGCTAAATGTGGAGCGCGACTGCGAAATGGACGATGAGCTAAAAGAGGGCGTGGTTTTTATGAGCTTAAATCGATTTAATAAATTTACAAATAGTAATTTTGCAAGCATAGATGAGCTTTGCAAAAGACCGCTTGAGCTTAGTGATGAGATGAAATTTCGTCGCGATATAAGTGGGGAATTTTCACAAAATCCTATTATCATTTTAGATGAGATCAAAAAGGGTAGCTACGAAATTTATGCAAAGGCTGTTTTTTATTATGACAGCGAAGAAATTTTGGTTTTAGAGCACTAAATTTAAATTAATCAAAGCTAAATTTCAGAGATTTTTAAAAGAAGCTAATAATTTTTTTCTTAGTATAAATTTGTTACAATCGCCAAAAATTTACATTACTAAGGCTAAAACGTGATAGACGTCGTAGAAATTCAAAAAATTCTCCCACATAGATTTCCATTTTTACTTATAGATAGAGTTGTTGAGCTAGAGCCAGCTAAAAACATCGTTGCTTATAAAAATGTAACCATTGGTGAGCCGATATTTCAGGGGCATTTCCCAGGTCACCCAATATATCCTGGTGTTATGATAATCGAAGGCATGGCGCAAGCTGGCGGCGTGCTAGCGTTTAAGAGCATGAGCGACGAGCACCAAGCTGGTATCGAGAATAAAGTGGTCTATTTTATGAGTATAGACGGAGCAAAATTTCGCCATCCTGTCCGCCCTGGAGATAGACTAGAGTATAGACTAAATGTGCTAAAACACAAAGGAAATATCTGGGTACTTGAAGGCAAAGCATACGTCGATGAAGTACTTTGTGCCGAAGCTGAACTAAAAGCGATGATAGTCGATAAATAGGCTTTTGCTTAAGAAAAAGAGAAACAATGAAAAACATCCACCAAACAGCTGTAATAGAAGATGGAGCGATAATCGGAGATGACGCAAACATCGAGGCCTATGCATTTGTTAGCAAAGATGCAGTCCTTGGCAACAATGTCACGATAAAGCAAGGCGCAAGAGTGCTTGGCAAGACCAAGATTGGCGATAACTCTCGTGTATTTAGCTACGCGATAGTAGGTGACATCCCACAAGATATTAGTTATAAAGATGAGGTCGATACTGGTGTCATTATCGGTGAGCACGCAACTATACGTGAGTTTTGCACGATAAATTCTGGTACACACAAGGGTGATGGCATAACAAGGATCGGCGATAATGCTTTTATCATGGCGTATTCTCACATTGCACACGACTGCATAATAGGCAGTAACGTCATTTTGGCAAATAACGCAACTCTAGCAGGCCACGTCGAGCTTGGCGACTACGCTGTTGTAGGCGGCCTTACACCTATTCACCAGTTTGTTAGAGTGGGTGAGAGCTGCATGGTCGCAGGGGCTAGTGCGCTCAGCCAAGATGTAGTGCCATTTTGCCTAGCTGAGGGCAACAGAGCCTATATAAGAAGCTTAAATTTAGTTGGCATTAGGCGTAGATTTGACAAAGAGCAGGTTGAAGAGCTTGTTCGCGCTTATAAATTTTTGTTTAATCAAGGCATCAGCCTAAAAGATCAAGCAAACGAGCTGATCGCAAAAACCAGCGACGAAAATGTTAAAAAAATGTGTAAATTTATATTAGAAACGACAAGAGGAATTCCACTTGCAAAAGGAAGAGATTAATGGCTAGAAAGTGTAATTTTTGTGGCGAGGCTGAGTCTGCTGAGAGAAGATTACTCGCTGATATCGAAGGAAACGCCTATATATGCGAGTACTGTATCGCTGCTGCATACGATATGATACATGGAGATACTAGCGTAGAAGAGAGTAAAAATGACGAAACGATAGAGTATCAAAAGCTCACACCAAAGGAGCTAAAAGCGGTACTTGATAACTATGTGATCGGTCAAGACAGGGCTAAAAAGGTCTTTAGCGTCGGCGTATAT
This genomic interval from Campylobacter concisus contains the following:
- the fabZ gene encoding 3-hydroxyacyl-ACP dehydratase FabZ, whose translation is MIDVVEIQKILPHRFPFLLIDRVVELEPAKNIVAYKNVTIGEPIFQGHFPGHPIYPGVMIIEGMAQAGGVLAFKSMSDEHQAGIENKVVYFMSIDGAKFRHPVRPGDRLEYRLNVLKHKGNIWVLEGKAYVDEVLCAEAELKAMIVDK
- a CDS encoding ATP-binding cassette domain-containing protein, coding for MKIRLENVSKSLSFKEHFNARAEVLHLLEGISCELDDGENLAILGQSGSGKSTLAKLISFSEPKSGGKIYINNEEITDKNELKKDIRYILQNQKQALNPALKVKTAIAHVRSYLKLSFSENELKELLINLNLKDEILEKYPSQLSGGEATRVGILLALLSKPKILICDEITSGLDNETKQKIINLLLSLDEKISIIFITHDILSAMKIAQKVLIIEAGKQVAWGKFEDLISQNVLKKYLNAAKIYKNNL
- a CDS encoding ATP-binding cassette domain-containing protein — translated: MIEIKNLNVFYKDKKLLRELDFAMSEGKFIGITGASGSGKSLFAKSLIRLFDDDFRVRADKFSIYKKDILKLSQNELKEHRKKVAALVFQNSVASLHPLLNVGDHFNAYLSGDNKSNKELAFAYFREFGLGNANLIWHKYSYELSGGEASRVQIALALCLKPKILICDEITSGLDSISGSHVAGILESLKGKMSVVFISHDEALTNYLSDEIWQMRDGRLNLKENA
- a CDS encoding ABC transporter permease, with product MFRAILKTAISSLGLLFFISFFLFLLIYFLPGNVTDAMFLRSEAVSVAVKEQILENLGLKDNFFVQYFRWLAHFVTGDFGTSFVSGASIFLLIKERLLNSLILFFASFFLIVFLSFFLGLLSAIYKNKFADIFINFSSFLLASLPHFYIALVLIAIFSVYLNVLPSSGANELGSSGVGAKFIILPTLAIILPHLGANVKFVRDRLNQSLNADFIQTAHARGLGRGKIYLFAIKHASTDIVYYFATLVAGVFAGSYVIESIFSFPGIGKLSLDAVIAKDYPVALATILLTAVFVVFANLLAKIFAILADKRNL
- a CDS encoding ABC transporter substrate-binding protein — its product is MKKILLVFFLLFGTLSYANENAVVVAIEEQTPRINPLYDEDHDPTLSLVFSGLTSHDENSHVVPELTKSWQVSNDGLEYIFELRDDAFWHDGVKFSSKDVKFTIEAAQDKKLNAPAISNYEVVKSVEILGDYKVKITLNEPFPPFLDALSFGVLPEHILKGKDISTDKFNEAPVGTGAYKLVKWKKDESLEFAANEKFYKGEPKIKKVFFKIVGDENLRLVGLKSGEIDVALISPTGVNFIKDDKKLSLLKFKSADYRALMFNFENPIFQDKNVRIALNYAVNKDEIVKNLFHGYASVANNPIEKSFANDGEFKFSYDPQKARELLEKSGFKKNKAGFFEKDGKELGFDIYAFNNDILRVNLAKILSSELNKFGVRAKAYAKPRTAFSISEVDSFIIGWGSPFDPDFHTYRIFGGFADIDLNENGWNFSHYKDANVDLALKNARYTKDVELRKKYYKEFLKALFENPPYIFIAYLDYPLAFNNKISGIKTQILGHHGAGFLWNIREWQVK
- the lpxA gene encoding acyl-ACP--UDP-N-acetylglucosamine O-acyltransferase, translating into MKNIHQTAVIEDGAIIGDDANIEAYAFVSKDAVLGNNVTIKQGARVLGKTKIGDNSRVFSYAIVGDIPQDISYKDEVDTGVIIGEHATIREFCTINSGTHKGDGITRIGDNAFIMAYSHIAHDCIIGSNVILANNATLAGHVELGDYAVVGGLTPIHQFVRVGESCMVAGASALSQDVVPFCLAEGNRAYIRSLNLVGIRRRFDKEQVEELVRAYKFLFNQGISLKDQANELIAKTSDENVKKMCKFILETTRGIPLAKGRD
- a CDS encoding ABC transporter permease, with the translated sequence MRKVIFFLACFVFLALVTFAFVTPFFSKFDPNFTDFMAVNLAPSSEHIFGTDILGRDNLIRVAYALKNSLIILLLAGFLTTLFSLIYAYLGTSKSRVCESLFDKGLDAFLSIPNIVFIMLFSSFSSGDLLITSFIIAICSFMQGAKVFMQNFRLNKKCDYAEQAVINGASKFSLICFEILPNLKHLIVSIFGINAINAVVMEATLGFFGVGSDANKISLGIMLNESKEALFLGSWWMVLFPGVTLFLLILATSIITSNSKNGNIKI
- a CDS encoding epoxyqueuosine reductase QueH; translation: MLVHICCSVDSHYFLQRLRKDYPNERIVGYFYDPNIHPYSEFLLRFEDVKRSCEKLGIELICGEYDYEAWLGGTKGLEDEPEKGKRCEYCFDFRMKDSAKKALELGLSKITTTLLMSPKKDFSQLKKALDEAVAGSNLEAVAVDYRKNGGTSEQFILAKKDKLYHQNYCGCVFALKKQRDSQNLPQSELMSELHARALYGSIEARLELYKKVRICEARGEKFHIFRRRFLNYRLLRASVKFEAVVVPSYFVLYSGFKRENLKLNVERDCEMDDELKEGVVFMSLNRFNKFTNSNFASIDELCKRPLELSDEMKFRRDISGEFSQNPIIILDEIKKGSYEIYAKAVFYYDSEEILVLEH